Genomic segment of Shewanella sp. OMA3-2:
GTCTCAATAAGCCGCATAAAGCGTTACTCAAGGTATTGTTGCTTGAGGTTTACGCTAGCGAATATCCGCAAAATCACATGGCTACAGAAAAAGTTTGGCAATATTGTTTAAATGATAATTTTTCTGAAGATAATGATGCTTACCTTATTCTATATCAGCGTATAGAACATTATTTATTCTCCCGCCGAGAAGTTAAAAGGCTTGAAATTGTACGACGTTGTTTTTACCTTAAATGCGGCATCGCATTATCTGAACCACAACAAACACAGCGTGATTGGCGTTATCAAAAATTAACGGATATGGTCACCAATTGGCGTTGGCCCTATAGTCTATTAGTCACCTTAGACAATGCAAAAAACTGGCATTCTGGTCAATTACAATGGTTTAACCAGCAGTTAAATGAGTTGTTGCTTGCTAGCTATAAAAACCTGCTGCAGTTTGCTTCTAAGCATGAACTTAGCGATCGCATGAGAGTTGAGGAGCTTGGCCTATTAGCGCGTAAGCTACATGGTTCTTTCAGTGATGACCCTCATACTTTACCACCACTGAATCCACTGTGGAGTCTAAATGTAAGTGAACCAGAACTTGCGGTATGGTTTTCAAAAAAGAAGACTCAATATCAATTGTTTAGAGGTGCCAGTGTCGCGGACAAACTAATCGGACAGCAAGCATTGTTTGTCGGAAAAACAGACGTAGATGTAGTCGCTTGGGCAGTGATGAATGGGTTGGTTACCGATAAAACATATTGGTATAGCATAGGACGAGATAAAGCTTACGCCACCAAATTAGCACGTCTAGCGAAAAGGTTAATGCCAAATGTTAATCATAACATTGAAGTGACCAAACGCCATTTATGCCAACCTTGGTTTTATCAGCATGTGATTGTTATCGCCAATATGAATAATGATGTTACTGAGCAATGGCTAGGGCAAGAGATCATGGTCGATTATATGAATGGTGATATTTTGTCTTTAGGTCGTGATAAGCAAAATATGGTGTCGAGTATTGATGTTATCAGCCTAAACAGTTGGGGTGAATGGCACAGTCATCGCTTTGAAGGTGAAGTTGCTGTATTAGAGGCACTGTCTTTTTTAGTACTAGGATTGAAACGTGCCAATGCACAAAGTCAGGTATCGGTATTATCCTGTTCAGCTAAGTTGGTCAAACAAATCCAGGACCAACTGACTCAACTATTGAGACTATGCCATCAAACCATTCAAAACGTCAGTGACAGCCAAACATTGCTAATTGAACTCAATATTGGCAGTCAAAAATACGGTCTACATTTCAACTCCTTGGGTATGGTTTATAAAGAGTTAACTAGCGCTAGCACTCTGTTTCACTATAACAGGCCCCGCCTAGTGACTCATTTACCTCGCCCAGAGCTTAATAATGAACCATTTTCTACGGTACCAGCAATTATTCAACGTTATGTAGCTCAAGGTGCAAAACAGTTTTTTTTGCGTCCATTGGGTCATAAATTGGAAGTTATTTTAGTCGATGAAACGAATGTATTGACGCATAGCGTGCTCGACAATATGACGATCGGCCAGTTAGTGAGTCAACAGAGTTTAAGTTTTCTGAAAGACAGCCATAGTGATCAGCAGGCATTTTTTAATATGCCGCAATTTTTTCGATTAGTGAGAAAAGAGGGCGTATTGCAGGTAGAGCCTTTTGGCGTAACGGAAGATGAAATGGGCTCAACTTTCTAGTTAAGCCCATTAACAATGGTAGCTGTGATTAAATTGTAATCACTATGCCACCTTGTTTTGCAATTGAATCAAGCACAAATGGTACAAAATCAATGTTATTACGGGTGTCTAACCATTTACCATTTTGGTAAGCAAAGTGATATCCACCTGTTTTGGTCGCTAACCAGATCTCATGCAAAGGTTCTTGCTTGTTGATCACAATTTGCGAACCATCTTCAAAGGTCAATTGCACTACATTACCGCTATAGTCGATATCCACATCCGCGTCTTGCTCGTCAATTGCGGTTTCAATAGCACTATCGATTGCGCTGAATATTTCATCAGCTAATTGGTGAAACTCTGTATCTGTCATAGCCATGCATTTCTATCCTTTGCTTTCTGCGTGATGAATGCGATTATAAGGCCTTTATTGATTAGATGCACAGATGTTGAGAAAAATGAGACTGCTTTTATTACTTTTGCTTGCTAGCCTAGTGCTAAGTGCCTGTGGTCAGAAAGGGCCTTTATATAAAACTCCCGCACCGGAAGACAATAAAACTTCCGCAGCGCCAGTGACGACTGACATAAAAGCATCACCGGCAGAAGCACCAACAGAAGCAGAATCAATAGCTGATAAGCAGCAATAATATAGGGAACGCATTGTGGATTTTTTTACTTATCAAAACAATAATTTATTTGCCGAAGGTTGTGACGTCAGTGGATTAGCCAAAAAATATGGTACGCCACTGTATATTTATTCCCGTGCAACACTAGAGCGCCATTGGCATGCTTTTGATAAGGCTGTCGCTAATCATCCTCATTTGGTTTGTTATGCGGTAAAAGCGAATTCTAACTTAGGTGTACTCAACGCCTTAGCCCGCCTTGGTAGTGGTTTCGATATTGTATCTGGCGGTGAATTGTCACGAGTGTTACAAGCCGGTGGTGACCCTAAAAAAGTGGTTTTTTCCGGTGTAGGTAAAACCGTCATTGAAATGGAGCAGGCATTACAGATCGGTATTTATTGTTTTAATGTTGAATCAAGTGCCGAACTTGAACTGTTAAATGAGGTCGCTGGCCGTTTAGGTAAAATCGCGCCGGTATCATTACGGGTTAATCCTGATGTAGATGCAGGAACGCACCCTTATATTTCTACCGGCTTAAAAGAAAATAAGTTTGGCATTGCGATGGAAGAGGCTGAACAGGTTTTTGCCCGTGCAGCTGAATTACCTCATTTACATGTTAAAGGGGTAGATTGCCATATTGGCTCGCAGTTAACTGAATTAAAACCTTTTTTAGATGCTATGGATCGTATGCTGTCTTTAATAGACCGTTTAGCTGAACAAGGTATTGTGATTGAGCATTTTGATGTAGGCGGCGGGTTAGGTGTGCCTTACAATAATGAAACACCTCCTCATCCAGATGCCTACGCCGCAGCGTTACTTGAACGCTTAGGGCAAAGACCTATCAAGCTGATTTTTGAACCAGGACGAGCTATTGCTGCCAATGCGGGTATTTTTGTTACTGAAGTCTTGTTCCTCAAAGAAAACAGCGACAAACGCTTTGCAATTGTGGATGGAGCAATGAACGACTTAATCCGCCCATCCCTTTACAGTGCATGGCAGAATATTATCCCCGTAATAAAAACAACCGCACCAACTCAGGCTTATGATGTCGTTGGCCCTGTATGTGAAACCGGTGATTTTTTAGGTAAAGACAGACAATTAGCGGTTAAAGCAGGCGACTTGTTAGCAGTACGTTCAAGTGGTGCATATGGCTTTGTGATGTCATCCAATTATAACTCTCGCCCACGGGTGGCTGAAGTGATGGTTGATGGTGAACAGGATATACTGGTGCGTGAGCGTGAAACCGTGGCGCAACTTTGGCAAGGTGAACACCTGCTACCTTAATGAGTAAATGGAAAAGGAAACACCTTTGATTCAATTCACTAAAATGCATGGGCTAGGTAACGACTTTATGGTTGTTGATGGTATTACCCAGAATGTATTTTTTTCGCCAGAGCAAATACGTCGATTAGCTAATCGAAATTTTGGGATTGGTTTTGATCAATTATTATTGGTCGAACCTCCCTATGATCCTGATTTAGATTTTCATTACCGTATTTTTAATGCCGATGGTAGCGAAGTTGAGCAATGTGGTAATGGCGCGCGATGCTTCGCTCGTTTTGTGCGTAATAAAGGCTTAACCAACAAGAATAAAATTCGCGTCAGCACCAGTTCGGGTAAAATAACTCTGCGTATTGAACGGGATGGCTTAGTGACGGTGAATATGGGCGTACCTGTAACAGACCCTAATCACATTCCGTTTAAAGCTAAAAAGAGTGAAAAAACCTATCTACTGCAAACACCGATGCAGACTTTCTTATGTGGTGCCGTTTCCATGGGGAATCCACATTGTGTATTAGAAGTGGAAGACGTAGAAAATGCAGCGGTTGCGGAAATAGGTGCCATGCTAACCAACCACGAACGATTCCCTAAAGGGGTGAATGTGGGCTTTATGCAAGTGATAAGCTCAGGTCATATTAAGCTTAGGGTTTATGAGCGTGGCGCTGCCGAAACGCTTGCTTGTGGCACTGGAGCCTGTGCTGCTGTTGCGGTAGGTATACTACAAGATAAGTTAGATAAAGAAGTTCGAGTGGACTTACCGGGTGGTTCATTGACCATTAATTGGGAAGGTGAAGGCAAGTCGTTGTGGATGACAGGTCCAGCTGAACATGTATATGATGGTCAAATACAGTTGTAATATTTAGGTAGATTAATTTTTTATGAGTGAGATAACGTCAACTGCTGATGTGGCATCAAACCAAGATACATTATCAAACGCACCATCAGATATTGATGCAATTGGTCAAGATTTGAGCGCTGAAATGTTGGCGAATTTTCGTAACCAAGTGTTAGATGAAAATCTAGTGCGTGAATATTTACTCGATAACCCTGAGTTTTTCAATCGTCACCCTGAGTTATTGATCGCGCTAAAGTTGAATCATCATCAGCGTGGGGTAGTGTCACTGGTTGAGCGAAGGCAAGAAATGCTGCGCAGTAAGGTGACTCAGCTTGAAGAAGAAATTACCGCACTAATGAATGTGGCAAAGCAGAATGAGCGCATTTTTTTGTTCAATAATGAATTGTCATTTCAATTACTGGCTTGCAAAGAGCTAAGTGAACTTAGGCAAACATTGTTTGAAGGATTAAAGGCTGAATTTGGTTTCACCCATGTGCGTTTAATTACCGTTCATGATATTGACAGTGAATTAGCTAATATTTGGCGTCATCGCATTCACAATAATTATTATTTTGGCCGATTAACCCAGTCAGAATCAAAACGTTTATTTGGTAGTGAAGTTGGTTCTGTTGCATTAACCAGATTATCTGCTGAAAATGGTCAGGTCATATTTGCCATAGCGAGCGCAGACGCTGCTCATTTTTACCCTAATATGGATTCGTTATTATTTAGCCAATTACGTCGCTTGCTGAGCCATTTATTAGCGACATTTTGACCTAGTGATTGGTAACTGATTCGTGCATGGTCTAGTCTTGGTGTAGTGTTCAAACAATATGATATTCAAGGTTATGGCGTTCAAGATGCGGCTGCGTGCACACATTAAGCAGGAATTGCAGTGATAACACAAACCGACTGGCAGGCTCAATATCGCCAATACCTGACCTTTGAACGTCAGTTATCGGCTTACACTATTCGCAATTATTTTTTTGAGCTCAATCGTGCTCAATCCTTACTGGGCGAAGATGTTTATTTGCACATGGCTACCCGCGAGCAGTTACAAAGTGTGCTAGCCAAATTGCATCGACAAGGATTAAGTCCGCGCTCCATTGCATTAAGTTTGTCGGCACAAAAACAATTTTATGCGTTTTTACTGCGTGAGAATGTTGTGGCAATAAATCCTGCTAAAACCCTCAGCGCACCCAAGCAAAATAAACCACTGCCTAAAAATATGGATGTTGATGCAGTTAGTCATTTACTGGATATTGACGCTAATGATCCGCTGGCTACTCGTGATAAAGCTATTATGGAGTTATTTTATTCTAGCGGGCTACGTTTAGCTGAACTCGCAGCCTTAAATTATGATGATATTCAGTTTGATAATGCTGAAGTTAAAGTCATGGGTAAAGGCAGTAAACAACGAATTGTGCCAGTAGGAAAGATGGCTATGGAGGCGTTAGCCTCATGGCTTGAACGTCGTGCAGACATGCCAACTCAAGATGCCGGTAATGCCTTGTTTGTCAGTAACCAAGGCAAGCGACTATCGCACCGTAGCATTCAAGCAAGAATGAATAAGTGGGGCCAAGAGCAAGCATTATCGATCAAAGTGCATCCACATAAATTACGTCATTCTTTTGCGACACATATGCTTGAATCCAGTGCTGATTTACGTGCAGTACAAGAGTTACTGGGTCACGCCAATCTTTCTACTACTCAAATTTATACCAGTTTAGACTTTCAGCATCTGGCTAAGGTCTACGATGGTGCTCATCCTAGAGCGAAAAAAAAATAAGGGGAACTCATAATGGTGCATACCTTAGCGCAGCAAACCCAAGCTGATATAGTTCAATATCAACGGCTTCAGCCTTTTAAAGCTATTAGTTTTGACTTAGATGACACCTTATATGATAACAAACCTATCATCAGCAAGGCTGTTGCGGAGTCATTTAGCCTGTTACACAGTAAGTACCCTAAATCTAGCCGTTGGACGGCGACTGACTGGCAACATTGTAAACTTGCACTGCAAACGCAACAGCCGGAATTAGTGCATGATACCTCCGCAGCGCGCTACGCCATGCTACGTCAAGGGTTAATGCAGTTAGGTTATAGTGAAATGGACGCCAGCCATGGGGCGCAAGCCGAGTTAGATTGTTTTCAGCACTATCGCAGTGATTTCACTATCGCTCAAGATATACTTATTACGCTTAATACATTAAAACAACACTTTACTTTAGTGGGTATTACTAATGGTAATGTGGACGCGAGTCGTATTGGTTTAGATGCGGTAATGCAGTTTGTTTTGCATCCAGGCTATGGGGTTAAAATGAAGCCAGCTGCTGATATGTTTGATTTAGCCTGTAAACAGTTAGCGATCAAGCCGTCAGAATTACTGCATGTAGGCGATCACCCTAACTCAGACATTGTCGGGGCTAAAACGGCTGGATGCCAGACCGTTTGGCTAAACCCTTGTCAGCAAAAAAAGCATAAAAGCCCTGCAAGTTTATTACCCCATATCGCGATAAATCAGTTGTCGTCACTGGTTAGCTTGATTTAGGTTTTAGCACCACACCCGCACGTTGTTTCATTTGATCAACCTGCTCATGGCTGGCGTGCATGTCGGCATCATCTACGCGAAAATAACTACCACCGTAGGGATCAGTGCCGATATAAATAGGCCTAAGTTTGGGGTCAACCGCAGGCACATGGATTCGAATCAACTTCTTACCCATAATTTCAATAATTTGTACGTCGGTAGGCGATAGAATATTGTGGCTGATTTTTTGTGGATTATTGAGAATTTGCCAAATTTCACTGAGCATAGGCATAGGATTAACAATACCCTCAATACTAAATTCACCGTGGTCTTCTTTCACGCCTAGAATGATTTCCCCTCCTAAGGTATTCGCAAAGGCGCTATAGGTTTCCCACATTACTTCTGGCAACTGGCCGTTGCCATCCCGCCCGCCTGCTAATTTAAATTCAACCTGAACAGATTCATGCAAGTTAGCAATGTCATCTAAAGCAAAGGTTGGATAACAATGAGTCTTCATAGGGGCTACCAATAATTGATATTCTCATTTTAGCTTATGAATAAATGACTAGAAAAGAAAGCCTAAAGTGGATACCAGCAAATAAATGTCATTCAGGTAATGACGAACCAAGTGGAGAAGAAGAAGTTTGCAGTTCGCTTTTATAATGCCAATGCTTTTGGAAAAAGCAGATGGTTCTCAAGATGGATATGCATTTGTAAGTCCGCATCGAACTCTGCCAAGGTTTTGTAGCAGGTACGCCATGTGTTACAAACGCCTTCTGGCACCTGATAGTTATGCGTAAT
This window contains:
- a CDS encoding class I adenylate cyclase, which gives rise to MDAATPSGVFGFNFSSALEQACIIIGIPYISATSEQPDAFEGIYAMGSSSSFGQNVNSDVDIWLVHNRTLSQVGINLLHRKAVQLTTWFAQFDFEVNFYFIHPNQFRECSLYENCQPLGEEHSGSVQHWLLLEEFYRTHIRLAGKHVAWWPEASGDELLFLGDLKNLPASEYFGASLWQLYKGLNKPHKALLKVLLLEVYASEYPQNHMATEKVWQYCLNDNFSEDNDAYLILYQRIEHYLFSRREVKRLEIVRRCFYLKCGIALSEPQQTQRDWRYQKLTDMVTNWRWPYSLLVTLDNAKNWHSGQLQWFNQQLNELLLASYKNLLQFASKHELSDRMRVEELGLLARKLHGSFSDDPHTLPPLNPLWSLNVSEPELAVWFSKKKTQYQLFRGASVADKLIGQQALFVGKTDVDVVAWAVMNGLVTDKTYWYSIGRDKAYATKLARLAKRLMPNVNHNIEVTKRHLCQPWFYQHVIVIANMNNDVTEQWLGQEIMVDYMNGDILSLGRDKQNMVSSIDVISLNSWGEWHSHRFEGEVAVLEALSFLVLGLKRANAQSQVSVLSCSAKLVKQIQDQLTQLLRLCHQTIQNVSDSQTLLIELNIGSQKYGLHFNSLGMVYKELTSASTLFHYNRPRLVTHLPRPELNNEPFSTVPAIIQRYVAQGAKQFFLRPLGHKLEVILVDETNVLTHSVLDNMTIGQLVSQQSLSFLKDSHSDQQAFFNMPQFFRLVRKEGVLQVEPFGVTEDEMGSTF
- the cyaY gene encoding iron donor protein CyaY translates to MAMTDTEFHQLADEIFSAIDSAIETAIDEQDADVDIDYSGNVVQLTFEDGSQIVINKQEPLHEIWLATKTGGYHFAYQNGKWLDTRNNIDFVPFVLDSIAKQGGIVITI
- the lptM gene encoding LPS translocon maturation chaperone LptM codes for the protein MRLLLLLLLASLVLSACGQKGPLYKTPAPEDNKTSAAPVTTDIKASPAEAPTEAESIADKQQ
- the lysA gene encoding diaminopimelate decarboxylase, with product MDFFTYQNNNLFAEGCDVSGLAKKYGTPLYIYSRATLERHWHAFDKAVANHPHLVCYAVKANSNLGVLNALARLGSGFDIVSGGELSRVLQAGGDPKKVVFSGVGKTVIEMEQALQIGIYCFNVESSAELELLNEVAGRLGKIAPVSLRVNPDVDAGTHPYISTGLKENKFGIAMEEAEQVFARAAELPHLHVKGVDCHIGSQLTELKPFLDAMDRMLSLIDRLAEQGIVIEHFDVGGGLGVPYNNETPPHPDAYAAALLERLGQRPIKLIFEPGRAIAANAGIFVTEVLFLKENSDKRFAIVDGAMNDLIRPSLYSAWQNIIPVIKTTAPTQAYDVVGPVCETGDFLGKDRQLAVKAGDLLAVRSSGAYGFVMSSNYNSRPRVAEVMVDGEQDILVRERETVAQLWQGEHLLP
- the dapF gene encoding diaminopimelate epimerase, which codes for MIQFTKMHGLGNDFMVVDGITQNVFFSPEQIRRLANRNFGIGFDQLLLVEPPYDPDLDFHYRIFNADGSEVEQCGNGARCFARFVRNKGLTNKNKIRVSTSSGKITLRIERDGLVTVNMGVPVTDPNHIPFKAKKSEKTYLLQTPMQTFLCGAVSMGNPHCVLEVEDVENAAVAEIGAMLTNHERFPKGVNVGFMQVISSGHIKLRVYERGAAETLACGTGACAAVAVGILQDKLDKEVRVDLPGGSLTINWEGEGKSLWMTGPAEHVYDGQIQL
- a CDS encoding DUF484 family protein, producing the protein MLANFRNQVLDENLVREYLLDNPEFFNRHPELLIALKLNHHQRGVVSLVERRQEMLRSKVTQLEEEITALMNVAKQNERIFLFNNELSFQLLACKELSELRQTLFEGLKAEFGFTHVRLITVHDIDSELANIWRHRIHNNYYFGRLTQSESKRLFGSEVGSVALTRLSAENGQVIFAIASADAAHFYPNMDSLLFSQLRRLLSHLLATF
- the xerC gene encoding tyrosine recombinase XerC, whose product is MTQTDWQAQYRQYLTFERQLSAYTIRNYFFELNRAQSLLGEDVYLHMATREQLQSVLAKLHRQGLSPRSIALSLSAQKQFYAFLLRENVVAINPAKTLSAPKQNKPLPKNMDVDAVSHLLDIDANDPLATRDKAIMELFYSSGLRLAELAALNYDDIQFDNAEVKVMGKGSKQRIVPVGKMAMEALASWLERRADMPTQDAGNALFVSNQGKRLSHRSIQARMNKWGQEQALSIKVHPHKLRHSFATHMLESSADLRAVQELLGHANLSTTQIYTSLDFQHLAKVYDGAHPRAKKK
- a CDS encoding HAD-IA family hydrolase, giving the protein MVHTLAQQTQADIVQYQRLQPFKAISFDLDDTLYDNKPIISKAVAESFSLLHSKYPKSSRWTATDWQHCKLALQTQQPELVHDTSAARYAMLRQGLMQLGYSEMDASHGAQAELDCFQHYRSDFTIAQDILITLNTLKQHFTLVGITNGNVDASRIGLDAVMQFVLHPGYGVKMKPAADMFDLACKQLAIKPSELLHVGDHPNSDIVGAKTAGCQTVWLNPCQQKKHKSPASLLPHIAINQLSSLVSLI
- a CDS encoding AlbA family DNA-binding domain-containing protein, producing MKTHCYPTFALDDIANLHESVQVEFKLAGGRDGNGQLPEVMWETYSAFANTLGGEIILGVKEDHGEFSIEGIVNPMPMLSEIWQILNNPQKISHNILSPTDVQIIEIMGKKLIRIHVPAVDPKLRPIYIGTDPYGGSYFRVDDADMHASHEQVDQMKQRAGVVLKPKSS